One stretch of Thermanaerosceptrum fracticalcis DNA includes these proteins:
- the hypF gene encoding carbamoyltransferase HypF produces the protein MSHIMAQKIKVCGVIQGVGFRPFVHRLAERHGLRGWVRNEGSHVEIWVEGTNEQIQAFVRGLHEKHPPAAQIKETYTEVYPVRGYSDFVIQESKEASGDIFISPDLALCPECLQEFRSHRDRRFRYPFINCTNCGPRYTIIRQVPYDRGNTTMAEFTMCQECSEEYHDIKSRRYHAQPNACPQCGPTLSLVDAKGCICREDFSHLLAKGFILAVKGLGGFHLVCDARNPEAVNTLRQRKGREAKPFALMAKDLDVIKKYAYISKEEEELLQSPQAPIVLLEQILPSSLPPSLNPGLKTLGMMLPYTPLHHLLFTGNLDILVMTSANLSHEPIVYTNEEALQRLKSIADYFLLHNRPIYHRCDDSITAVVKKHTQISRRARGYVPLPVKITPLKRRVLALGGDLKNTFCLAAGDKAFLSQHMGDMDNLEAQLEFRKTLSHLQSYFNIAPEIVAHDLHPGYTTTQLAQSLNLPLVGVQHHEAHLASCLVDNNYTGEVLGLVCDGTGYGSDSNLWGFEFFRGTIDCFQRLAHLAYVPLIGGDKTVERPDRMALLFLLHEWGQEGAKWAEKLLGFAPSEIALYQRILQNSRDIPLTSSCGRLFDAVSALTGVCRRNSYEGQAAMELESLCIPGVKETYSFAVRQEGGIETLSLREMWPELIADICKKRDTGFIAAKFHRTLQEMITHTFLLLREETNITTVALSGGVMQNKVLLSGLLTELERKDFEILIHRQVPPNDGGISLGQAVIAGR, from the coding sequence ATGTCGCACATAATGGCCCAGAAAATTAAAGTATGCGGGGTGATACAAGGGGTGGGCTTTCGCCCCTTTGTCCATAGATTGGCCGAAAGACACGGGCTGAGGGGCTGGGTTCGTAACGAAGGTTCCCACGTGGAGATCTGGGTGGAAGGAACTAACGAACAAATCCAAGCCTTCGTCCGTGGACTCCACGAAAAACACCCTCCGGCAGCACAAATTAAAGAAACATACACCGAGGTTTATCCTGTCCGGGGTTACAGTGATTTTGTCATTCAGGAAAGTAAAGAGGCTTCGGGTGATATCTTTATTTCCCCCGACCTGGCCCTCTGTCCTGAGTGTTTACAGGAATTCCGCAGCCACCGGGACAGACGTTTCCGCTATCCCTTCATCAACTGTACCAACTGCGGCCCCCGCTACACCATCATCCGGCAGGTCCCCTATGACCGCGGCAACACGACCATGGCGGAATTCACCATGTGCCAGGAATGCAGTGAAGAGTATCACGACATAAAGAGCAGGAGATATCATGCCCAGCCCAATGCCTGTCCCCAGTGTGGTCCCACTCTTTCCCTTGTGGATGCTAAAGGTTGTATCTGCCGGGAGGATTTCAGCCACCTTCTCGCCAAGGGCTTTATCCTCGCTGTGAAAGGACTGGGTGGATTCCATCTCGTCTGCGATGCCAGAAATCCAGAGGCCGTTAACACTTTACGCCAGAGAAAAGGCCGTGAAGCCAAACCCTTTGCTCTAATGGCCAAGGACCTGGATGTGATAAAAAAATACGCCTATATAAGCAAGGAAGAAGAAGAACTGTTGCAAAGCCCCCAAGCCCCCATAGTTCTCTTAGAACAAATCTTACCTTCTTCTCTTCCCCCCTCCCTAAACCCCGGTCTTAAAACTTTAGGGATGATGCTTCCTTATACACCCCTTCACCATCTCTTATTTACTGGGAACCTGGATATCCTGGTGATGACCAGCGCCAACCTTTCCCATGAACCCATTGTCTATACCAACGAGGAGGCTTTGCAGAGACTAAAAAGTATAGCCGATTACTTTCTCCTCCATAATCGTCCCATTTATCATCGCTGTGATGACTCCATCACCGCAGTGGTTAAAAAACATACCCAAATCTCCCGGCGGGCCAGGGGTTATGTCCCTCTTCCCGTAAAAATCACCCCTTTAAAAAGAAGAGTCCTGGCTTTAGGGGGGGACCTGAAAAACACTTTCTGCCTGGCAGCGGGCGACAAAGCATTCTTAAGCCAGCATATGGGAGATATGGATAATCTAGAGGCCCAGCTGGAATTCCGAAAAACCCTTTCTCACCTGCAGTCTTATTTTAATATTGCCCCGGAAATAGTAGCCCATGACTTACATCCCGGTTACACTACTACCCAGTTGGCCCAAAGCCTCAACCTGCCTTTAGTGGGCGTGCAGCACCATGAGGCCCATTTAGCCAGTTGCCTGGTGGATAACAATTACACAGGTGAAGTATTAGGTCTGGTGTGTGACGGCACAGGTTATGGTTCTGACAGCAACCTCTGGGGCTTTGAGTTCTTCCGGGGAACCATCGACTGCTTCCAGCGCCTGGCCCATCTCGCTTATGTCCCCCTCATCGGCGGTGATAAAACGGTAGAGCGCCCGGATAGAATGGCCCTGCTTTTTCTTCTTCATGAATGGGGCCAGGAAGGCGCAAAGTGGGCAGAAAAACTGCTGGGCTTTGCCCCTTCTGAAATAGCTTTATACCAGCGTATCCTCCAGAACTCCCGGGACATCCCTCTCACCTCCAGCTGCGGCCGTCTCTTTGATGCCGTCTCGGCTTTAACGGGAGTCTGCAGGAGAAACAGCTATGAAGGGCAGGCGGCCATGGAACTGGAAAGCCTGTGTATTCCCGGCGTTAAAGAAACCTATTCCTTTGCTGTGCGGCAAGAAGGCGGGATAGAAACTCTTTCTCTCCGGGAAATGTGGCCGGAACTCATTGCAGACATCTGCAAGAAACGTGATACAGGCTTTATTGCCGCCAAGTTCCATCGTACCCTGCAAGAAATGATAACCCATACTTTCCTTCTCTTACGGGAAGAAACAAACATCACTACCGTGGCCTTGAGTGGTGGCGTCATGCAAAACAAAGTCCTGCTCAGCGGTCTCCTTACTGAATTGGAAAGAAAAGATTTTGAGATTCTCATACACCGCCAGGTTCCCCCCAATGACGGGGGAATAAGCCTGGGTCAAGCAGTCATAGCAGGGAGGTAA
- the hypB gene encoding hydrogenase nickel incorporation protein HypB yields MIKVKLVTNILRANEDMASRNREIFREKGSKVVNLISSPGAGKTTLLETTIRTLKNHLTIGVIEGDLMTTRDGERIAALEVPVVQINTRGGCHLDANMVHKALTELPSGKLDLIFIENVGNLVCPSAFDLGEDKKVVILSVTEGSDKPAKYPTTFEGAAACLLNKIDLLPYTNFNLREFYEDLKTIKPDLPVFEVSALTGQGMEAWYGWLTTIDVTGEPSPCRT; encoded by the coding sequence GTGATAAAAGTTAAACTCGTTACCAACATTCTCAGGGCCAATGAGGATATGGCCTCCAGGAACAGGGAAATCTTCAGGGAAAAAGGCAGTAAAGTCGTCAACCTCATCAGTTCTCCCGGGGCAGGCAAAACCACCCTGCTGGAAACCACTATCCGCACCCTAAAGAATCACCTTACGATTGGCGTCATCGAAGGTGACCTCATGACCACCCGGGACGGGGAACGCATTGCTGCCCTGGAGGTGCCCGTAGTGCAAATCAATACCAGGGGCGGCTGTCACCTGGATGCTAACATGGTCCATAAAGCCCTGACTGAACTTCCTTCCGGAAAACTGGATCTTATTTTTATTGAAAATGTGGGAAACCTGGTCTGTCCTTCAGCTTTTGATCTGGGGGAAGATAAAAAAGTCGTTATTCTCTCTGTAACGGAAGGCAGTGACAAACCGGCCAAATATCCTACCACTTTTGAAGGAGCGGCAGCCTGTCTCCTTAATAAGATAGACCTGCTCCCTTACACAAATTTTAATCTCCGGGAATTTTACGAGGACCTGAAAACCATCAAACCAGACCTGCCGGTTTTTGAAGTAAGTGCCCTAACTGGTCAGGGTATGGAAGCCTGGTATGGATGGTTAACGACTATCGATGTGACAGGAGAACCGTCCCCATGTCGCACATAA
- the hypD gene encoding hydrogenase formation protein HypD — protein MPGKVKTIGDLIRGIKEKARPLRFMEVCGTHTMAIAKYGLRQLLPAEIELLSGPGCPVCVTSQSDIDLALELAGRPGVTLFTFGDMLRVPGASGSLETIRARGANVIICYSALECLQYAVNHPQEEIVFLGVGFETTAPTVAVAIEQALAHKVNNFSVLSFHKRVVPALQALVSGGNTAIDGFLLPGHVSSILGQEPYEFLAREYNKACVITGFTAEDILLGILMLLSQVENKSYRVEIQYKRGVNPEGNPQALAYLAKYFTPVETTWRGLGAIPESGLGLAEAYKDFDAFRRFSLQLGRKEIPTACSCGEILKGLKKPVECVLFAKQCTPLEPVGPCMVSSEGSCAASFYYGR, from the coding sequence TTGCCCGGGAAAGTTAAGACTATAGGAGACCTGATCAGAGGAATCAAGGAAAAAGCCAGACCCCTTCGTTTCATGGAAGTGTGCGGTACTCATACTATGGCCATTGCCAAATATGGTTTGCGTCAGTTACTTCCAGCGGAAATAGAATTGCTATCGGGTCCCGGGTGCCCCGTCTGCGTTACGTCCCAGAGCGACATTGACCTGGCCCTGGAACTGGCTGGCCGGCCTGGGGTCACCCTTTTCACCTTCGGCGATATGCTCCGGGTTCCCGGAGCTTCGGGAAGCCTGGAAACCATTCGAGCCAGGGGAGCAAATGTGATTATTTGCTACTCTGCCTTGGAGTGTCTCCAATATGCCGTAAACCACCCCCAGGAAGAGATTGTGTTTTTGGGTGTAGGTTTTGAAACTACCGCTCCCACTGTGGCCGTGGCTATAGAACAGGCCCTGGCCCATAAGGTAAACAATTTTAGTGTTCTCTCCTTTCACAAAAGGGTTGTTCCTGCCCTCCAAGCTCTGGTTAGTGGGGGCAATACGGCTATTGACGGTTTTCTTCTCCCGGGTCATGTGAGCAGCATCCTGGGTCAGGAACCCTATGAATTTTTAGCCCGGGAATACAATAAAGCCTGTGTCATCACAGGCTTTACCGCCGAAGATATTCTCCTTGGTATTCTAATGCTCCTTTCGCAGGTTGAGAATAAATCTTACCGGGTGGAAATCCAGTATAAAAGAGGTGTTAATCCTGAAGGTAACCCCCAGGCCCTGGCTTATTTAGCTAAATATTTTACACCCGTGGAAACCACCTGGCGGGGATTGGGCGCAATTCCCGAGAGCGGCCTCGGCCTTGCTGAAGCATACAAGGATTTTGATGCTTTCCGGCGCTTCTCTCTTCAACTTGGCCGCAAGGAAATCCCTACGGCCTGCAGCTGCGGGGAAATCCTAAAAGGCCTGAAAAAGCCTGTAGAATGTGTGCTCTTTGCCAAACAGTGTACACCCCTGGAACCGGTAGGACCCTGTATGGTCTCTTCCGAAGGTTCCTGTGCCGCCAGCTTCTACTACGGGAGGTAA
- a CDS encoding HypC/HybG/HupF family hydrogenase formation chaperone, which translates to MCVAVPAKILSINGEEALVDLQGNQLTICITLVPQAKIGDYVLIHAGFAIHTIDREEALETLALWEELNKFARES; encoded by the coding sequence ATGTGTGTAGCCGTTCCGGCCAAGATTCTCTCTATTAACGGAGAGGAAGCCTTAGTTGACTTGCAGGGAAACCAGCTTACGATCTGTATAACCCTGGTCCCCCAGGCCAAGATAGGTGATTATGTCCTGATCCATGCAGGTTTTGCTATTCATACCATCGACAGGGAAGAGGCCTTGGAGACCCTGGCCCTCTGGGAGGAGTTGAACAAATTTGCCCGGGAAAGTTAA
- a CDS encoding hydrogenase iron-sulfur subunit — translation MTGSFEPKIVGILCNWCSYAGADLAGTSRLKYPANIHIVRVMCSGRVDPTFVLKAFELGADGVLVSGCRPGDCHYVDGNYKTMRRTPLLENLLRQMGVEPARFRQVWVSASQGEIFARIVEEMVKDLKEIGPYMRQGGEDLA, via the coding sequence ATGACAGGAAGCTTCGAACCGAAAATAGTAGGTATCCTTTGCAACTGGTGTTCCTACGCGGGAGCTGATTTAGCGGGCACTTCCCGCCTCAAATATCCCGCCAATATTCACATTGTCCGGGTCATGTGTTCCGGACGGGTTGACCCTACCTTTGTGCTTAAAGCCTTCGAATTAGGCGCTGACGGCGTCCTGGTCAGCGGCTGCCGTCCCGGTGACTGCCATTATGTAGACGGAAATTACAAGACCATGCGCCGCACACCCCTTCTGGAAAACCTCCTAAGGCAGATGGGCGTAGAACCTGCTCGTTTCCGCCAGGTCTGGGTTTCCGCATCCCAAGGAGAAATTTTTGCCCGTATTGTAGAGGAAATGGTAAAAGATTTGAAGGAAATTGGACCTTACATGCGCCAAGGGGGTGAAGACCTTGCCTAA
- the hypA gene encoding hydrogenase maturation nickel metallochaperone HypA produces MHELALAQQLLQVVEQTARANRLKNVVEIKIVVGEMMAVVPEALEFSFQVISQNTVAQGAKLVIEEQQALNACPQCQETYPWLEYGYRCPSCSHLGGKIIQGRDFYIDYIEGDEASSDKS; encoded by the coding sequence ATGCACGAACTAGCTCTGGCCCAACAGCTTCTGCAGGTGGTTGAGCAAACTGCCCGGGCCAACAGGTTAAAAAACGTGGTGGAAATAAAAATTGTGGTAGGAGAAATGATGGCCGTAGTACCGGAAGCCCTGGAGTTCTCCTTTCAGGTCATAAGTCAAAATACCGTAGCCCAGGGAGCTAAACTGGTAATAGAGGAACAGCAGGCCCTCAATGCGTGTCCCCAGTGCCAGGAAACTTACCCCTGGCTGGAGTACGGCTACCGCTGCCCGTCCTGTTCCCACCTGGGAGGTAAAATCATCCAGGGCCGGGACTTTTATATCGATTACATTGAAGGAGATGAGGCGAGCAGTGATAAAAGTTAA
- a CDS encoding CoB--CoM heterodisulfide reductase iron-sulfur subunit A family protein, with protein MTERIGVYVCHCGSNIASVVDVASLAEKAKTWPQVVISRDYKYMCSDPGQEYIKKDIEEYGLSRVVVAACSPRMHESTFRRALEKAGLNGYLLEMANIREHCSWVTTDKQLATQKALNLTRAAVKRVVYHQPIVEREVSVNPATLVVGGGISGIQAALQVAEAGHLVYLVEKEAYIGGHMAQFDKTFPTLDCAACILTPKMVQVGDHPNITLLTSSEVTAVEGYVGNFTVTVREKPRYINPVECTGCGDCVAACVLKDTIPTDFDLGLSKRGAAYIPFPQAVPLRAVIDDKHCLLLNRKKCSMECVKACQRRAINFAQKDKYHTIQVGTIILATGYELFDAAKAPQYGFGRYDNVINGLQFERMTNASGPTQGKIVMKNGEEPKRVAILHCIGSRDANYQRYCSRVCCMSSVKFAHMVKDHTNAEVYEFYIDMRTFGKQYEEFYNRVLEEGVNFIRGKGAEVTKVDGQLVVRAEDTLLGAFREIPVDMVILNTALVPRHDAEHVAQVFGISRSADGFFLESHIKLDPVTTTTDGIYLAGCCQSPKDIPDSVAQGSAAAAQSLSVIATGKVKISPITASVNKELCAGCRICVGLCPFRSIQIDKATGRASINEAVCKGCGTCAAACPSGAITVLHFNDEQILAQIEGVLA; from the coding sequence ATGACTGAACGCATTGGTGTATATGTTTGCCACTGCGGTTCCAATATCGCCAGTGTGGTAGATGTAGCTTCTCTGGCCGAAAAAGCTAAAACCTGGCCCCAGGTGGTGATCTCCCGGGATTATAAATACATGTGCTCCGATCCTGGTCAGGAATATATTAAAAAAGATATTGAGGAATACGGTTTGAGTCGCGTGGTGGTAGCCGCCTGTTCTCCCCGCATGCATGAGTCTACTTTCCGTCGGGCGCTGGAAAAGGCGGGCCTAAACGGCTATCTCCTGGAAATGGCCAACATCCGGGAGCACTGTTCCTGGGTTACTACAGATAAGCAGTTAGCCACTCAGAAAGCCCTCAACCTAACACGGGCTGCCGTAAAGAGGGTTGTTTATCACCAGCCTATTGTGGAACGAGAGGTTAGCGTCAATCCTGCAACACTGGTAGTAGGGGGAGGAATCTCCGGTATCCAGGCCGCCCTGCAGGTAGCAGAGGCAGGTCACCTGGTCTACCTGGTAGAGAAAGAAGCTTACATTGGCGGGCATATGGCACAATTTGACAAGACTTTCCCCACCCTGGACTGCGCCGCCTGTATTCTCACCCCCAAGATGGTCCAGGTGGGAGACCATCCCAATATTACTTTGTTAACCAGCAGCGAGGTTACGGCTGTCGAGGGTTACGTAGGTAATTTTACGGTAACGGTCAGGGAAAAACCCCGTTACATTAACCCCGTGGAATGTACGGGATGCGGCGATTGTGTTGCGGCCTGTGTCTTAAAGGATACCATCCCGACCGATTTCGATTTGGGACTCTCCAAACGAGGCGCCGCCTATATCCCCTTCCCCCAGGCCGTACCATTACGGGCTGTCATCGATGATAAACACTGCCTCCTGCTCAATAGAAAAAAATGTTCTATGGAATGTGTCAAGGCCTGCCAGCGCCGGGCTATTAACTTTGCCCAAAAAGATAAATATCATACCATCCAGGTCGGCACCATCATCCTGGCTACAGGCTATGAATTATTTGATGCTGCAAAAGCCCCCCAGTATGGTTTTGGACGTTATGATAATGTTATAAATGGTCTACAGTTCGAGCGTATGACCAATGCTTCCGGACCCACCCAGGGCAAAATTGTCATGAAAAACGGGGAGGAACCCAAAAGGGTGGCCATTCTCCACTGTATTGGCAGCCGGGATGCCAACTACCAGCGTTACTGTTCCCGGGTCTGCTGCATGAGCTCGGTGAAATTTGCCCATATGGTCAAAGACCACACCAATGCGGAAGTTTATGAATTTTATATCGATATGCGGACCTTTGGTAAGCAGTATGAAGAATTCTACAACCGCGTACTGGAAGAGGGTGTCAACTTCATCCGGGGCAAAGGGGCAGAAGTGACTAAAGTAGACGGGCAGCTTGTGGTACGGGCGGAAGATACCCTGCTAGGTGCTTTTCGCGAAATACCCGTCGACATGGTGATCCTCAATACAGCCCTGGTCCCCCGTCACGATGCGGAACATGTGGCCCAGGTCTTCGGTATCTCCCGGAGCGCCGACGGCTTTTTCCTGGAGTCCCATATTAAATTAGACCCTGTTACCACTACTACGGATGGCATCTATTTGGCAGGATGCTGTCAGAGCCCCAAGGATATACCCGATTCCGTAGCCCAGGGTTCCGCAGCGGCAGCCCAGTCTCTCTCCGTTATCGCTACGGGGAAAGTAAAAATTTCGCCCATTACTGCCAGTGTCAATAAGGAATTATGTGCAGGCTGCAGGATCTGCGTAGGCTTGTGTCCTTTCCGTTCCATTCAAATTGATAAAGCCACAGGTCGCGCCTCTATTAACGAAGCCGTCTGTAAGGGTTGCGGCACCTGCGCTGCCGCCTGTCCTTCCGGTGCCATTACGGTATTGCATTTCAATGACGAACAGATACTGGCCCAGATCGAGGGGGTGTTGGCATGA
- a CDS encoding oxidoreductase, with protein MPKLNLAIYWAAACGGCDVAILDLDEKILNVAEAANIVLWPIAMDYKYQDLSLLPKDSIDVCLFNGAVRNSEQKELAEILRERSRVMVAFGSCACFGGIPGLANFSNREGILKRVYKTSPTTVNHEGILPQAETAVPEGTLTLPAFMNRVYTLNQVVDVDYYLPGCPPPPDLIWTAVEAIVSGNLPPKGSVIAGTKSLCDTCQRVKEQKNLKGFVRPHEIIPDPEKCLLEQGLVCCGPATRDGCGHRCIKANMPCRGCFGPTGNIHDQGAKLVSALTSILQATTKEEARQAAETIVDAAGTFYRFGLPDALLQRVKRREQA; from the coding sequence TTGCCTAAACTGAACCTGGCAATTTACTGGGCCGCTGCCTGCGGAGGCTGTGACGTAGCCATCCTGGATCTGGATGAAAAAATTTTAAATGTGGCTGAGGCCGCAAATATCGTTCTTTGGCCCATCGCCATGGATTATAAATACCAGGACCTCTCCCTTCTTCCCAAAGATAGTATAGACGTATGCCTTTTTAACGGTGCCGTACGTAATTCTGAACAAAAGGAACTGGCCGAAATATTACGGGAACGCTCCCGGGTCATGGTTGCCTTCGGTTCCTGCGCATGTTTCGGCGGAATACCTGGTCTTGCAAATTTTTCCAACAGGGAAGGCATACTGAAAAGAGTGTATAAAACCAGCCCAACCACTGTAAATCATGAAGGAATTCTTCCCCAGGCAGAAACTGCTGTACCCGAGGGTACCCTCACGCTTCCTGCCTTCATGAACAGGGTTTATACCTTAAACCAGGTAGTGGATGTGGATTACTACCTTCCCGGCTGTCCTCCTCCCCCAGACCTCATCTGGACAGCCGTGGAAGCTATCGTCAGCGGTAATCTCCCCCCCAAGGGGAGCGTAATAGCCGGAACAAAGTCTCTCTGCGATACTTGCCAAAGGGTAAAGGAACAGAAAAACCTTAAAGGGTTTGTCCGGCCCCACGAAATCATCCCGGACCCGGAAAAATGCTTACTGGAACAAGGACTGGTCTGCTGTGGGCCAGCCACCCGGGACGGCTGCGGACACCGCTGTATAAAAGCCAACATGCCCTGCCGAGGCTGCTTCGGACCTACCGGCAATATCCACGACCAGGGAGCTAAACTGGTCAGTGCTTTAACTTCCATTCTGCAGGCCACTACTAAAGAAGAGGCCCGCCAGGCTGCCGAAACTATCGTTGATGCTGCCGGGACTTTTTACCGGTTTGGCTTACCCGATGCTTTATTACAGCGTGTGAAGAGGAGGGAACAGGCATGA
- a CDS encoding hydrogenase maturation protease, with the protein MVKGNTIIIGLGNPILSDDGVGWVIAQELAKTLKDEFQVTTASLAGFNLLDLLAGYERTFIVDAIQTKNGKAGDIYRLTPEDLQFSRRLASVHDINLVTALELGKTLGLSLPKEIVIYAIEAQDTLTFAEKLSPPVEEAVPRVVKAILEELKQ; encoded by the coding sequence TTGGTAAAAGGAAACACTATTATTATAGGTCTGGGCAATCCCATTTTGAGCGATGATGGTGTGGGATGGGTCATTGCCCAAGAACTGGCAAAAACATTAAAGGATGAGTTCCAAGTAACCACGGCCTCTCTTGCCGGGTTTAATCTCCTGGACCTTCTGGCAGGCTATGAACGAACCTTTATAGTCGACGCCATTCAAACTAAGAACGGGAAGGCCGGTGATATTTACCGTCTCACACCGGAAGATTTGCAGTTTTCCCGACGCCTGGCCTCGGTCCATGACATCAACCTGGTAACAGCCCTGGAGCTTGGTAAAACCTTAGGCCTATCGTTACCGAAAGAAATTGTAATTTACGCTATAGAAGCCCAGGATACCCTGACCTTCGCGGAAAAGCTCTCTCCCCCGGTGGAAGAAGCGGTACCCCGCGTAGTAAAGGCTATTCTGGAGGAACTTAAGCAATAA
- a CDS encoding Ni/Fe hydrogenase subunit alpha, with product MKRITIDPITRLEGHGKIEVFLDDAGNVAKAYLQIPELRGFEKFCEGRAAEEMPRIVPRICGVCPEAHHLASAKALDSLWQVDPPPAAKKLRELFYCAHFIHSHIAHFYALAAPDFVVGPGADKSQRNILGVVAKVGLETGTQVIKHRSYAQKIQAMIGGKATHPVCGLPGGMSKPLSEEERKHIEAMAMSCVDFAKESLQIFEDVVLKNNEYVKLILSEMYQLAPYSMGLVDGNNRVNFYDGLVRVVDQKGQEVAKFASHQYPDFIAEHVESWSYLKFPYLKNPGWKGIMEDAESGILWVGPLGRLNAAEGMATPMAQKAYEKMYGALGGKPSRATLAFHWARLVELLYAAERMLELSQDPEITSTDIRRLPTAIPREGFGIVEAPRGTLYHHYQTNEQGILEKVNIVVATAHNYAAMNISVDKAAKGLVKNGELNQQALNMIEMAFRAYDPCFGCATHTMPGSLPVDIKIYNSQGEPWINLPW from the coding sequence ATGAAACGTATCACCATCGACCCCATTACCAGGCTGGAAGGCCACGGTAAAATCGAAGTATTCTTAGATGATGCAGGAAACGTGGCCAAAGCCTACCTCCAGATTCCCGAATTGCGGGGCTTTGAAAAGTTTTGTGAAGGCCGGGCCGCCGAAGAAATGCCCCGGATTGTACCCCGCATCTGCGGAGTCTGCCCTGAGGCCCACCACCTGGCTTCTGCCAAAGCTTTGGATAGTCTTTGGCAGGTAGACCCTCCACCTGCCGCCAAAAAACTAAGGGAACTTTTCTACTGTGCCCATTTTATCCATTCCCACATCGCCCACTTTTATGCCCTGGCCGCCCCGGACTTTGTGGTAGGTCCCGGTGCCGATAAATCCCAGCGCAACATCCTGGGGGTAGTGGCAAAAGTTGGCCTGGAAACAGGCACGCAAGTGATCAAACACCGTTCTTACGCCCAGAAGATCCAGGCTATGATTGGCGGCAAGGCCACTCATCCTGTATGCGGCCTGCCGGGGGGTATGAGTAAGCCCCTTTCTGAAGAAGAACGCAAGCACATTGAAGCCATGGCTATGTCCTGTGTGGACTTTGCAAAAGAATCCTTACAAATTTTTGAAGACGTAGTCCTCAAGAATAACGAGTACGTCAAACTTATCCTTAGTGAAATGTACCAGCTGGCCCCTTATTCCATGGGCCTGGTCGACGGGAATAACAGGGTAAACTTTTATGACGGCTTAGTAAGGGTTGTAGACCAAAAAGGCCAGGAAGTTGCTAAATTCGCAAGCCATCAATATCCTGATTTTATCGCCGAACATGTGGAAAGCTGGTCATATTTGAAATTTCCCTACTTGAAAAATCCAGGCTGGAAAGGTATTATGGAGGATGCAGAAAGCGGTATCCTCTGGGTCGGTCCCCTGGGTAGATTAAATGCCGCTGAAGGAATGGCCACCCCCATGGCCCAAAAAGCTTATGAGAAAATGTATGGCGCTTTGGGCGGTAAGCCCTCCCGCGCAACCCTGGCTTTCCACTGGGCCCGTCTGGTGGAACTGCTCTATGCCGCCGAACGCATGCTGGAACTCTCCCAGGACCCGGAAATTACAAGTACGGACATCCGGCGCCTTCCCACGGCCATACCAAGAGAAGGTTTCGGCATCGTAGAGGCCCCCCGGGGAACCCTCTACCACCATTACCAGACAAACGAGCAGGGAATCCTGGAAAAAGTAAATATTGTCGTAGCTACCGCCCATAATTATGCTGCCATGAACATCTCCGTAGATAAAGCAGCCAAGGGCCTGGTTAAAAACGGTGAGCTTAACCAGCAAGCCTTAAATATGATCGAAATGGCTTTCCGGGCCTATGACCCCTGTTTCGGCTGCGCCACCCACACCATGCCCGGCAGTCTCCCGGTAGATATCAAGATATATAACAGCCAGGGAGAACCCTGGATAAATTTGCCTTGGTAA